One genomic window of Stieleria sp. JC731 includes the following:
- a CDS encoding sigma-54-dependent transcriptional regulator — translation MREVYRVTRRVAVSNASVLILGETGVGKELIAGAVHNLSHRSGRPFVRVNCGALSESLLESELFGHVRGAFTGAVTNRTGRFEAAQGGTIFLDEINSTSLTLQVKLLRVLQEKEFERVGDTNTLRTDVRIIAASNRDLMGEVRAGRFREDLYWRLNVVPIDIPPLRKRRDDVPSLVSHFLDYYNELNDRYVVHIGPGTMDALRNYHWPGNVRELQNYIERAVVMAETDELVLDLLPKCVTENQPLNTDPISGEGQPRNFKALTKSVVQSGIREAGDDSQELHRNVVDNVERELISQVLESCSGVQTKAATRLGMNRNTLHKKIKDYGLGD, via the coding sequence ATGCGAGAGGTTTACCGGGTGACGCGACGGGTCGCCGTCAGCAACGCGTCGGTCTTGATCCTTGGCGAAACCGGAGTCGGTAAAGAACTGATTGCCGGCGCGGTGCACAATCTCAGCCACCGAAGTGGGCGACCGTTTGTGCGAGTCAACTGTGGTGCGCTGAGCGAAAGCTTGCTCGAAAGCGAACTCTTTGGACACGTTCGAGGTGCCTTTACAGGGGCAGTAACCAACCGGACCGGTCGCTTCGAAGCGGCCCAGGGCGGAACGATCTTTCTTGATGAAATCAACAGCACCTCGCTAACACTGCAAGTCAAGTTGCTGCGGGTTTTGCAAGAGAAAGAATTCGAACGGGTCGGCGACACCAACACGCTTCGCACCGATGTCCGAATCATTGCCGCCAGTAACCGAGACCTGATGGGCGAAGTCCGCGCAGGCCGGTTCCGTGAAGACTTGTATTGGCGTCTGAATGTCGTCCCAATCGACATTCCACCACTGCGCAAGCGCCGTGATGATGTGCCATCACTCGTTTCGCATTTCCTGGATTACTACAACGAGCTGAACGATCGCTATGTCGTTCATATCGGGCCAGGAACCATGGACGCGCTACGAAACTACCACTGGCCTGGTAATGTTCGTGAACTCCAAAACTATATCGAACGCGCCGTCGTGATGGCGGAAACCGATGAGTTGGTTCTCGATCTGCTGCCAAAGTGTGTCACTGAAAATCAACCGCTTAACACCGACCCCATCTCCGGTGAAGGCCAACCTCGCAACTTTAAAGCGTTGACAAAATCGGTTGTGCAATCAGGTATTCGCGAAGCCGGTGACGACTCACAAGAACTCCATCGCAACGTCGTCGACAATGTCGAACGCGAATTGATCTCTCAGGTGCTGGAGTCCTGCAGCGGTGTCCAAACAAAAGCAGCAACCCGCCTTGGAATGAACCGGAATACGCTGCACAAAAAGATCAAAGACTACGGTCTTGGTGACTGA
- a CDS encoding vWA domain-containing protein — MNISIARKQSSYRRNGLRRRGSVMGMTAVFLPILAILAAFAINAAHMQLTRTELIVATDAAARAAGRAFSEVQTVDAAIDAAVSTAALNTVNGDPLRLRTGDNDGEIEFGLTLQQGGYNSRYNFQKIPTGAVRTGTVASAVRIHGKRLGGSLSGNVPLIIPGLLDMDRFETQSDSVAMQVDRDISLILDRSGSMAEINFDWGRGENPFSSSAIYWGYQQGILTRSYRNGGYQYYYASGYDSVTYQQYLWENYFDNGPAPTMPWQDLVVAVNAFLDVLDKTSQEEQVSVASYSTNASLDTLLEKNHQIVRNRVNQLNTGGWTAIGKGMQEGIQALVDGRARPFAAKTMVVMTDGIENQSPWAAPIARSLVANNLLTIHTVTFGDGADQQTMREIASIGGGKHYHAATGADLVQIFEEIANNLPTILTE, encoded by the coding sequence ATGAATATATCTATCGCTCGCAAACAATCGTCTTATCGACGTAACGGACTTCGCCGTCGCGGTTCCGTGATGGGAATGACCGCGGTCTTCCTGCCGATCCTGGCGATTCTAGCGGCATTCGCAATCAATGCCGCACACATGCAACTGACGCGTACGGAACTGATCGTCGCGACTGACGCTGCCGCTCGTGCAGCAGGTCGTGCGTTCAGTGAAGTCCAAACGGTTGATGCCGCCATCGATGCTGCTGTTTCGACAGCAGCACTTAACACCGTCAACGGAGATCCACTTCGCCTACGCACCGGTGACAACGACGGTGAGATTGAATTTGGGCTCACACTTCAACAAGGTGGCTACAACAGTCGCTACAACTTTCAGAAGATCCCAACCGGCGCTGTTCGAACGGGGACCGTTGCAAGTGCCGTGCGTATTCATGGAAAACGTCTTGGCGGATCACTATCGGGAAACGTTCCGCTGATCATTCCCGGTCTGTTGGACATGGATCGATTTGAAACACAATCCGACTCGGTCGCCATGCAGGTTGACCGTGACATCTCGTTGATCCTTGATCGTTCCGGTTCGATGGCCGAAATCAACTTCGACTGGGGGAGGGGCGAGAACCCATTCTCAAGTTCAGCGATCTACTGGGGATATCAACAAGGCATACTGACTCGTTCCTACAGAAACGGTGGATATCAGTATTACTACGCATCCGGGTACGATTCGGTCACTTACCAACAGTACCTCTGGGAAAACTACTTCGACAACGGACCGGCTCCGACGATGCCTTGGCAGGACCTTGTTGTCGCGGTGAACGCGTTTCTGGACGTACTGGATAAAACCAGTCAAGAAGAGCAAGTCTCCGTCGCGAGTTATTCAACCAATGCTTCGCTTGACACTCTGCTTGAAAAGAACCATCAAATCGTTCGCAACCGAGTCAATCAACTCAACACCGGTGGATGGACTGCGATTGGGAAAGGAATGCAAGAAGGCATTCAAGCTTTGGTCGACGGTCGCGCCCGCCCCTTCGCTGCCAAGACAATGGTGGTCATGACTGACGGGATTGAAAACCAATCACCTTGGGCAGCTCCGATCGCAAGGTCACTTGTCGCCAATAACCTTCTGACAATCCATACCGTCACCTTTGGCGATGGAGCCGACCAGCAGACGATGCGAGAAATTGCATCGATCGGAGGTGGTAAGCACTATCATGCCGCAACAGGAGCGGACCTGGTGCAGATTTTTGAAGAGATCGCGAACAACCTTCCAACCATCTTGACCGAATAG
- a CDS encoding TadE/TadG family type IV pilus assembly protein — translation MTNQIANRRRSRRRRKDRKGAAIVEFAIIANLFFVIVFTCMEFARMNMIRNLAQDAAYFAARQAIVPGATSGEAIAAAEEVMDMITTTGYSVDVNELNEDTPVVEVNVKVDFNEIALFAPLFLPNAVIETTARMKTERYDGYYHQ, via the coding sequence ATGACGAATCAAATAGCCAATCGAAGACGATCACGACGCAGACGCAAAGACCGCAAGGGCGCCGCGATCGTGGAGTTCGCAATCATCGCCAACCTGTTCTTTGTGATCGTGTTTACGTGCATGGAATTCGCACGCATGAACATGATCCGCAACCTAGCCCAAGACGCCGCATACTTTGCCGCTCGTCAAGCAATCGTTCCCGGTGCAACCTCCGGCGAAGCAATCGCTGCTGCCGAAGAGGTCATGGATATGATCACCACCACCGGCTACAGCGTTGATGTAAACGAGCTCAATGAAGACACGCCTGTTGTCGAGGTCAACGTCAAAGTCGACTTCAATGAAATCGCCCTGTTCGCGCCTTTGTTCTTACCCAACGCGGTGATCGAAACAACCGCCCGGATGAAGACCGAACGATACGACGGTTACTATCACCAATAG
- a CDS encoding TadE family protein: MTVMFLSKRHAAGGEASSRNAHCRNEVGSATQVRVGRHGRRRRSDRRAVATVEFAICLPALIALTIGTIDICSMLFLKESITLAAYEGARMGVGRDRTNGDVTSRVQAFLDERNIQYSGDPCTYGSPDFTSADTLDNVTLTVSVPCDGNLLIPSVFYGGMDISASVTLRKEYQNLASN; encoded by the coding sequence ATGACCGTCATGTTTCTTTCCAAACGCCATGCTGCTGGAGGCGAAGCTTCCAGCCGCAATGCCCACTGCCGAAACGAAGTCGGCTCAGCAACGCAAGTTCGCGTCGGGCGGCATGGACGTCGAAGAAGATCCGATCGGCGCGCGGTCGCCACGGTCGAATTCGCAATCTGCCTTCCAGCCTTGATCGCACTAACGATCGGCACCATCGATATCTGTTCGATGCTGTTCTTAAAAGAATCCATCACCTTGGCAGCGTACGAAGGCGCGCGGATGGGTGTTGGGCGAGACCGCACCAATGGCGATGTCACTTCGCGGGTTCAAGCCTTTTTGGACGAACGCAACATCCAGTATTCCGGCGATCCTTGCACCTACGGATCTCCCGATTTTACCTCCGCGGATACGCTGGATAACGTCACGCTTACCGTTTCCGTTCCATGCGACGGCAACCTACTGATCCCATCAGTGTTCTATGGGGGAATGGACATCTCCGCTTCGGTGACGCTTCGCAAAGAGTACCAGAATTTGGCCAGCAACTAG
- a CDS encoding mannose-1-phosphate guanylyltransferase has translation MLYAVIMAGGSGTRFWPASRKLRPKQLLALSGSNTMIQATSERLSELVPADRQLILTNEILVEPIAEQLPELPVANLIGEPAKRDTAPCIGLAASLIAARDPEGIMAVMPSDHVIGTDEQFCADLKAAEELVNEDPTRIVTFGIKPTYPAESFGYIQRGEKLAQTDANAFAVAKFREKPDQATATEYLQSGDFYWNSGIFLWKAKTILAALEANQPEMFAHIQKIAAAIGTPEYDDVLDREFKAIKGTSIDYAVMESYDNVVVIEAGFSWDDVGSWQSLGRLHPSDQQGNTAVGDHLAIDTTGSIIFGDADHTIVTIGVEDLIVVHTKDATLVAPKSAEERVREAVKLLEQTDRVDRL, from the coding sequence ATGTTGTATGCCGTCATCATGGCTGGTGGTAGTGGAACCCGCTTCTGGCCCGCTAGTCGCAAGCTGCGACCGAAACAATTGCTCGCGCTTTCCGGCTCGAACACCATGATCCAGGCCACCAGTGAGCGATTAAGCGAGCTGGTTCCTGCCGATCGTCAACTGATTTTGACGAACGAAATCTTGGTGGAACCGATCGCCGAGCAGCTGCCGGAATTGCCAGTCGCTAACTTGATTGGCGAACCGGCAAAGCGTGACACCGCACCGTGTATCGGCTTGGCTGCCTCATTGATTGCCGCTCGCGATCCGGAAGGGATCATGGCAGTGATGCCTTCGGACCATGTCATTGGGACGGACGAACAATTCTGCGCAGACCTGAAAGCCGCAGAAGAACTCGTCAACGAAGATCCAACTCGGATCGTGACGTTCGGAATTAAACCGACTTATCCGGCGGAGTCCTTCGGCTACATCCAACGCGGTGAAAAGTTAGCTCAAACGGACGCAAACGCGTTTGCCGTCGCGAAGTTCCGAGAAAAACCGGATCAAGCGACTGCCACAGAGTACCTGCAGTCGGGCGACTTCTACTGGAATAGCGGCATCTTTCTTTGGAAGGCGAAGACGATCCTGGCCGCACTCGAAGCGAACCAACCAGAAATGTTCGCCCACATTCAAAAGATCGCTGCGGCAATCGGCACACCAGAATATGACGATGTTTTGGATCGAGAATTCAAAGCGATCAAAGGAACCTCGATCGATTACGCCGTCATGGAAAGCTATGACAATGTCGTCGTCATCGAAGCCGGCTTTTCTTGGGATGACGTCGGCAGCTGGCAATCACTTGGTCGACTTCATCCTTCGGACCAGCAGGGTAACACTGCCGTCGGTGACCACCTCGCGATTGACACAACCGGCTCGATCATCTTTGGCGATGCCGATCATACAATCGTGACGATCGGCGTTGAGGACTTGATCGTGGTTCACACGAAAGACGCGACCCTCGTTGCACCCAAAAGCGCAGAAGAACGGGTTCGTGAAGCAGTCAAACTGCTGGAACAAACTGACCGGGTCGATCGGCTCTAG
- a CDS encoding Dabb family protein translates to MSTTLRAEDHPSQKPTGLLRHAVFFSFKDSSSKEDVQKVVDTFAALPDKIDSIVDFQYGVNNSPEGLDEGFTHCFLLSFKDEAGRAKYLPHPAHKEFGNVLRPHMEKVFVIDYWGDPKQPKVDEPLLHAVFFAFKEDASKEGVQKVEEAFAALPSKIDGINAFEWGINNSPERHDNGFTHCFLVSFESENARKNYLPHPDHQAFVGVLKPVLDKVRVLDFWGKRP, encoded by the coding sequence ATGTCCACCACACTACGTGCTGAAGACCATCCATCACAAAAGCCCACTGGCTTATTAAGACACGCGGTTTTCTTTAGCTTTAAAGACTCATCTAGCAAGGAAGACGTTCAAAAGGTCGTCGACACCTTCGCGGCATTGCCGGATAAAATCGATTCGATCGTTGATTTTCAATATGGCGTCAACAACAGCCCCGAAGGTCTCGACGAAGGCTTCACGCACTGCTTCCTGCTCTCGTTCAAAGATGAAGCCGGTCGTGCGAAATACCTGCCACACCCGGCACACAAAGAGTTTGGCAATGTCTTGCGTCCACATATGGAGAAGGTGTTTGTGATCGACTATTGGGGCGATCCCAAACAACCCAAAGTTGACGAACCGTTGCTGCACGCCGTGTTCTTTGCGTTTAAAGAAGACGCATCAAAAGAAGGCGTCCAAAAGGTCGAAGAGGCTTTCGCAGCATTGCCAAGCAAGATCGATGGAATCAATGCGTTCGAATGGGGAATCAACAACAGTCCCGAACGCCATGACAACGGATTTACTCACTGCTTTTTGGTGTCGTTCGAAAGCGAAAACGCTCGCAAAAATTATCTGCCTCACCCGGACCACCAAGCCTTCGTCGGTGTACTAAAACCGGTTCTAGACAAAGTACGGGTGCTGGACTTCTGGGGCAAACGCCCGTAA
- a CDS encoding TerC family protein has protein sequence MLVLLQAVLGFDNLLYISIESKRVPEEDQSKVRKWGIGLAIVFRIVLLFVVVKLIALLQEPFFGFDSRALSLSVSGHSLIVIGGGAFILWTAIKEIYHLLAIEEIDHDSDGGAKKSTLGKAIALIVLMNLVFSFDSILSAMALTKSLAIMATAIVISGLLMIWLADHVAEFLKRNRMYEVLGLFILFIVGVMLVSEGGHLASIQLFGYHVHPMAKSTFYFVLVVLIVVDVVQGRFQRKLLAQKQRERVGNQSTS, from the coding sequence ATGCTGGTTTTGCTGCAGGCAGTTCTTGGCTTTGACAACCTGCTCTATATCTCAATCGAAAGCAAGCGAGTCCCTGAGGAGGATCAATCAAAGGTCCGAAAGTGGGGCATCGGTCTGGCGATCGTCTTTCGGATCGTTTTGCTATTCGTGGTCGTCAAACTTATTGCGTTGCTTCAGGAACCGTTTTTCGGATTTGATTCCAGGGCGTTGTCGCTCAGCGTTTCCGGGCATAGCTTGATCGTGATCGGTGGCGGGGCATTCATTCTGTGGACCGCCATCAAAGAGATCTATCACCTTCTGGCGATCGAAGAAATCGACCATGACTCCGATGGCGGTGCCAAGAAATCCACCCTCGGGAAAGCGATCGCGTTGATCGTTCTGATGAATTTAGTGTTTTCATTTGATTCAATTCTAAGCGCGATGGCGTTGACGAAGAGCCTTGCGATCATGGCGACGGCGATCGTGATTAGCGGACTGCTAATGATCTGGTTAGCCGATCATGTCGCGGAGTTTTTGAAACGAAATCGCATGTACGAAGTGCTCGGCCTTTTCATCCTGTTCATCGTCGGTGTCATGCTGGTCAGCGAAGGCGGTCACTTGGCGTCGATCCAATTGTTCGGATACCACGTCCATCCGATGGCCAAGTCAACGTTCTACTTCGTTTTGGTCGTCTTGATCGTCGTCGATGTGGTGCAGGGGCGTTTCCAGCGCAAACTACTCGCTCAAAAACAGCGAGAACGAGTTGGCAACCAATCCACGTCATAA
- a CDS encoding 3-hydroxyacyl-ACP dehydratase FabZ family protein yields the protein MPESPAYYQHRFETVEQYLHHRTPYRMVDSIEKISHDRIETSAIVAAEAFYMPGHFPGAPIVPGAMMQEMTTQSAGILIAAEHNPMEDFDTSDPNANEFALGVLVRINHARFRGFARPGDKLSIVVELIEREANCFQFVGRVIKDGNAIMKNGFQLANIPSAQLVGTQV from the coding sequence ATGCCCGAAAGCCCAGCGTACTATCAGCACCGCTTCGAAACCGTCGAGCAGTATCTTCATCACCGAACGCCGTACCGGATGGTCGATTCGATCGAAAAGATTTCGCATGATCGAATTGAAACATCCGCAATCGTGGCGGCTGAAGCGTTTTATATGCCGGGGCATTTCCCAGGGGCTCCGATTGTGCCCGGGGCGATGATGCAGGAAATGACCACGCAGTCAGCAGGAATTTTGATTGCCGCCGAACACAACCCGATGGAAGACTTCGACACGTCCGACCCGAACGCGAATGAGTTTGCGTTGGGTGTGTTGGTTCGAATTAACCATGCACGCTTTCGAGGTTTCGCGCGGCCTGGGGATAAACTGTCGATTGTCGTCGAACTGATTGAACGCGAAGCAAACTGCTTTCAGTTTGTCGGCCGCGTCATCAAGGACGGGAACGCGATCATGAAGAACGGCTTTCAACTCGCCAATATTCCTTCCGCCCAATTGGTTGGAACACAGGTCTAG
- a CDS encoding acyl-CoA desaturase: protein MANVIETPKKKSTGKPQRLEYPDMELAQDAVSGDAVALEAKDQGTAVNLSGIPASDRKRAANISWWAIGWLGMAHLVVLFVAPFTFTWEGLAVAIGLHWLTGSIGICLCYHRLLTHSGMKTPTWFKYVLTSVGCLAGEGTPLDWVADHRSHHKNSDQPGDPHSPHDGGWWSHIFWLAYHTHNGNRKAYLQKWAPDLYKLRGMRIMDYMFLPIHIASGAILFGIGYYFSGMEMAVSLVVWGVFVRLVGVLHATWMVNSASHMWGYRNYETTDDSRNNWLVAIIAYGEGWHNNHHAHPRMAKHGHKWWEFDITWQAIKLFRAMGLVWDVVDYRSVAEKKAREEQASA from the coding sequence ATGGCGAACGTAATTGAAACCCCCAAAAAGAAGAGTACGGGTAAACCGCAGCGTCTCGAATACCCCGATATGGAATTGGCGCAAGACGCCGTGTCTGGTGACGCGGTTGCCCTAGAAGCCAAAGATCAGGGCACCGCTGTCAATTTGTCGGGAATTCCGGCTTCTGATCGCAAACGAGCCGCCAACATTTCTTGGTGGGCAATCGGCTGGTTGGGCATGGCACACTTGGTAGTGCTGTTTGTCGCTCCGTTTACTTTCACCTGGGAAGGACTCGCAGTCGCAATTGGCCTGCACTGGCTGACCGGCAGCATCGGGATTTGCCTCTGCTACCACCGGCTGCTGACGCACTCCGGCATGAAGACGCCGACTTGGTTCAAATACGTCCTTACCAGCGTCGGCTGCCTAGCTGGCGAAGGTACTCCACTGGACTGGGTTGCCGACCACCGCAGCCACCACAAAAACAGTGATCAACCGGGTGACCCTCACTCGCCACACGATGGCGGTTGGTGGAGCCACATTTTCTGGTTGGCTTATCACACCCACAACGGTAACCGCAAAGCCTACCTACAAAAGTGGGCGCCCGATTTGTACAAGCTTCGCGGCATGCGGATCATGGACTACATGTTCTTGCCGATCCACATCGCGTCAGGTGCCATCCTATTCGGCATTGGTTACTACTTCAGCGGAATGGAAATGGCGGTTTCGTTGGTTGTCTGGGGTGTGTTTGTCCGATTGGTCGGCGTCCTGCACGCAACCTGGATGGTCAACAGTGCTTCACACATGTGGGGCTATCGCAACTACGAAACGACCGACGACAGTCGCAACAACTGGTTGGTCGCAATCATCGCGTACGGGGAAGGCTGGCACAACAATCACCACGCACACCCACGCATGGCAAAGCACGGTCACAAGTGGTGGGAATTCGACATCACCTGGCAAGCGATCAAGCTGTTCCGTGCCATGGGCCTTGTCTGGGATGTTGTTGACTATCGCAGCGTCGCTGAAAAGAAAGCCCGCGAAGAGCAGGCATCGGCATAG